A genomic segment from Equus asinus isolate D_3611 breed Donkey chromosome 23, EquAss-T2T_v2, whole genome shotgun sequence encodes:
- the LOC106841110 gene encoding COP9 signalosome complex subunit 4-like isoform X1 — protein MAAAVGQDLAQLMNSSGSHKDLAGKYRQILEKAIQLSGAEQLEALKAFVEAGVNENVSLVISRQLLTDFCTHLPNLPESTAKEIYHFTLEKIQPRVISFEEQVVSIRQHLASIYEKEEDWRNAAQVLVGIPLETGQKEYNVDYKLETYLKIARLYLEDDDPVQAEAYINRASLLQNESTNEQLQIHYKVCYARVLDYRRKFIEAAQRYSELSYKTIVHESERLEALKHALHCTILASTGQQRSRMLATLFKEERCQQLAVYGILEKMYLDRIIRGNQLQEFAAMLLPHQKATTADGSSILDRAVIEHNLLSASKLYNNITFEELGALLEISAAKAEKIASQMITEGRMNGFIDQIDGIVHFETREALPTWDKQIQSLCFQVNNLLEKISQTAPEWTAQAMEAQMAQ, from the coding sequence atggcaGCAGCCGTGGGACAGGATTTGGCTCAGCTCATGAATTCAAGCGGCTCTCATAAAGATCTGGCAGGCAAGTATCGCCAGATCCTGGAAAAAGCCATTCAGTTATCTGGGGCAGAACAATTAGAAGCTTTGAAAGCTTTTGTGGAAGCAGGGGTAAATGAGAATGTCAGCCTTGTGATCTCTCGACAGTTGCTGACTGATTTCTGCACACATCTCCCTAACCTGCCTGAGAGCACAGCCAAAGAAATCTATCATTTCACCTTGGAGAAGATCCAGCCTAGAGTCATTTCATTTGAGGAGCAGGTTGTTTCCATAAGACAGCATCTTGCATCCATATAtgagaaagaagaagactggAGAAATGCAGCCCAAGTGTTGGTGGGAATTCCTTTGGAAACAGGACAAAAAGAATACAATGTAGATTATAAACTGGAGACATACCTGAAGATTGCTAGGCTATATCTGGAGGATGATGATCCCGTCCAGGCAGAGGCTTACATAAATCGAGCATCATTGCTTCAGAATGAATCAACCAACGAACAGTTACAGATACATTATAAGGTATGCTATGCACGTGTTCTTGATTACAGAAGAAAATTCATTGAAGCTGCACAAAGGTACAGTGAGCTCTCTTACAAGACAATAGTGCACGAAAGTGAAAGACTAGAGGCCTTAAAACATGCTTTGCACTGTACCATCTTAGCATCAACAGGACAGCAGCGTTCTCGGATGCTAGCTACTCTTTTTAAGGAGGAAAGGTGCCAGCAACTTGCTGTTTATGGGATCCTAGAGAAAATGTACCTAGATAGGATCATCAGAGGAAATCAACTTCAAGAATTTGCTGCCATGCTGTTGCCTCACCAAAAAGCAACCACAGCTGATGGTTCCAGCATTTTGGACAGAGCTGTTATTGAACACAATTTGTTGTCTGCAAgcaaattatataataatattacctTCGAAGAACTTGGAGCTCTTTTAGAGATATCTGCAGCTAAGGCAGAAAAGATAGCATCACAAATGATAACAGAAGGCCGTATGAATGGATTTATCGATCAGATTGATGGAATAGTTCATTTTGAAACACGAGAAGCCCTGCCAACATGGGACAAACAGATCCAGTCACTTTGTTTCCAAGTGAATAACCTTTTGGAGAAAATTAGTCAGACAGCACCAGAATGGACAGCACAAGCCATGGAAGCCCAGATGGCTCAGTGA
- the LOC106841110 gene encoding COP9 signalosome complex subunit 4-like isoform X2, with translation MAAAVGQDLAQLMNSSGSHKDLAGKYRQILEKAIQLSGAEQLEALKAFVEAGVNENVSLVISRQLLTDFCTHLPNLPESTAKEIYHFTLEKIQPRVISFEEQVVSIRQHLASIYEKEEDWRNAAQVLVGIPLETGQKEYNVDYKLETYLKIARLYLEDDDPVQAEAYINRASLLQNESTNEQLQIHYKVCYARVLDYRRKFIEAAQRYSELSYKTIVHESERLEALKHALHCTILASTGQQRSRMLATLFKEERCQQLAVYGILEKMYLDRIIRGNQLQEFAAMLLPHQKATTADGSSILDRAVIEHNLLSASKLYNNITFEELGALLEISAAKFILKHEKPCQHGTNRSSHFVSK, from the exons atggcaGCAGCCGTGGGACAGGATTTGGCTCAGCTCATGAATTCAAGCGGCTCTCATAAAGATCTGGCAGGCAAGTATCGCCAGATCCTGGAAAAAGCCATTCAGTTATCTGGGGCAGAACAATTAGAAGCTTTGAAAGCTTTTGTGGAAGCAGGGGTAAATGAGAATGTCAGCCTTGTGATCTCTCGACAGTTGCTGACTGATTTCTGCACACATCTCCCTAACCTGCCTGAGAGCACAGCCAAAGAAATCTATCATTTCACCTTGGAGAAGATCCAGCCTAGAGTCATTTCATTTGAGGAGCAGGTTGTTTCCATAAGACAGCATCTTGCATCCATATAtgagaaagaagaagactggAGAAATGCAGCCCAAGTGTTGGTGGGAATTCCTTTGGAAACAGGACAAAAAGAATACAATGTAGATTATAAACTGGAGACATACCTGAAGATTGCTAGGCTATATCTGGAGGATGATGATCCCGTCCAGGCAGAGGCTTACATAAATCGAGCATCATTGCTTCAGAATGAATCAACCAACGAACAGTTACAGATACATTATAAGGTATGCTATGCACGTGTTCTTGATTACAGAAGAAAATTCATTGAAGCTGCACAAAGGTACAGTGAGCTCTCTTACAAGACAATAGTGCACGAAAGTGAAAGACTAGAGGCCTTAAAACATGCTTTGCACTGTACCATCTTAGCATCAACAGGACAGCAGCGTTCTCGGATGCTAGCTACTCTTTTTAAGGAGGAAAGGTGCCAGCAACTTGCTGTTTATGGGATCCTAGAGAAAATGTACCTAGATAGGATCATCAGAGGAAATCAACTTCAAGAATTTGCTGCCATGCTGTTGCCTCACCAAAAAGCAACCACAGCTGATGGTTCCAGCATTTTGGACAGAGCTGTTATTGAACACAATTTGTTGTCTGCAAgcaaattatataataatattacctTCGAAGAACTTGGAGCTCTTTTAGAGATATCTGCAGCTAAG TTCATTTTGAAACACGAGAAGCCCTGCCAACATGGGACAAACAGATCCAGTCACTTTGTTTCCAAGTGA